TCTTTTCCCCAGTTCGATGACCCCTTGACCATCGGCCGCGCAAAGCAAGGCAGTACACCGTTGCCCTTGGGCGATATCGTTATCTCGCTGGAGACGGCCGCCCGCCAAGCACGCCGGATGGACCTTCCACTGGCGGAGCGGCTACGAATGCTGCTCGTGCATGGCTTCCTGCATCTGCTCGGCTTCGATCACGAGCGCTCACGGCGCGAGGCCCGCTTGATGTTCGGGCGCGAGCGCGAGCTGCTTGCGCTGCTGGCCGCCACGCCGCTTGCTAGAGTCGGTGCGCGCTCATGACTACCCTCTCGGCGCTGCCCCATCCCCGCCAATGGCTGATGCATTTTACGCGCGCCTCGACCGTTGCCAGCGCGCTGGATAATCTGGAAGCGATCCTGCAGGAGGGGCGCATTCGCGCCAGCGGCCGCATGATCGCCGGCCGCCGGCCCGTGGTCTGTCTGTTCGACCTGAGCCTGGAGCAAGTGGGCCAACTGCTCGAGCCCCGGGCCCGCCGCCGTTATCAACCCTTCGGGATCGCGCTTGACCGCCGTCACGCCTTCGCCCAAGGAGCTCGCCCGGCAATCTATCTGCCCCGGCGCGAGGCATCCCAGTTGCTGGCGGCCGAACAGCAATGGCGGGTGGTTGGATTGGAATTGAGCGGAGCCAAAAGTGTGGATTGGACGTTCGAGCACGAATGGCGCATTCCAGGCGATCTCTGTTTTACCTCCACTCAGGCCTTGGCCCTGGTGGAAAGCTGGCACGATGTCGATGTTATTTACCAGCGTTTTGCCGGCCGACCCCCATGCGCGGGCGTCCTGCCGCTTAACGCGTTGACCCCTCCCGCATGAATCCCCCGAGCGTGTTAACTCGAATCGCGCTGGCCGTGCTGAGCGGGGCGTTGCTGGCGCTTGCCTTTCCCAAGTTCGACCTCAACCTGTTGGCCTGGATCGGGCTGATTCCGCTCTTCCTTGCGCTGGAGGGACAGCCGTTGCCGCGGGTATTCGGTTATTCGCTGGTGCAGGGACTGGCGTTGTTCATCGGCGGTCTGTACTGGGCGGTCATCCCACTTCACAGCTTTGCCGGCACTTCACTGCTGGTAGCGATCGGACCGATGCTGTTGCTCGCGCTGGTCGAGGCACTTTATTCCACCGTCGCGCTGACGGTGGCAGCCTTTATTAACCGTCGCCTGCACCTGCCCTGGCTGCTGACGCTGCCGATTACTTGGACCGCGGCAGAATGGCTGCGCAGCTTCTTTCCCGTCGGCTTTCCCTGGAACCTGCTTGGCTACACGGCCTATCGCAATCTAAGTTTGATTCAATTCGCCGAATTCACCGGCGTCTATGGCATCTCGGCCCTTATCGTTTTTTTCAACGCGGTCATCTATACCGTCCTCACCGCTCCCCCCAGAGCTCATCGCGTAAAGGTGTGGGCACTCTCGGTGCTGACCACGCTGATGGTCGGGGCGGT
The window above is part of the Candidatus Binataceae bacterium genome. Proteins encoded here:
- the ybeY gene encoding rRNA maturation RNase YbeY, with amino-acid sequence MKVQVTCELAAGRGLAGAVGADARRLLREYRLRAAELSLVLTGDLAIRALNQRFRQHDRATDVLSFPQFDDPLTIGRAKQGSTPLPLGDIVISLETAARQARRMDLPLAERLRMLLVHGFLHLLGFDHERSRREARLMFGRERELLALLAATPLARVGARS